In Primulina eburnea isolate SZY01 chromosome 5, ASM2296580v1, whole genome shotgun sequence, a single window of DNA contains:
- the LOC140833159 gene encoding sister chromatid cohesion protein PDS5 homolog C-like isoform X1: protein MPTLSDMELEERLTAAGNALFQPPSSLDEVLRLLDRIEELLSKVEQSPTKSMLTALSPLMDALITEYFLKHSDVDVKVGVASCVGEITRITAPDAPYDDDKMKDVFHLIVSSFEDLSDTSSRSHHKRASILETVAKVRSCVIMLDLECDQMIVEMFQHFLKAIRVHHSEIIFASMETVMTLVIEESEDISSDLLNPILDTLKRNNKEVLPIAKKLAEKVIQNCAQKLRPYLTLALKTSDTNFDDYSGVVASTCEPNASTVGNSNENISKYQKVAKEGSAETPVLDKDAPVTRSPKSISSINEIMTEETIPDAHYSNMADSSQNVEDKSMSKTVSNDLGARKPKISGLKVETDAKRKGRRFKPENNLAVSTDLLDDQKQNKQVPCHQDIAAKDGSPDEILPVEADLSLDNVNDISIHPPQLKALEKEDVNLASSTQSPGIPADSRSKKAGRANRKENLGTKETKKALEGTDILKAKQRRSLKKKSDKTIDKDKVLTEEVLSKNDRMSTSDSEARSVDPTEKLRDASNKVEDGSSLSKKVGKKGAQKKPDSLKFSSKEDHGQDMVASPRTPLKSSKNEDSVDETKRMSNKRKRSPGTQKTSETKEYGEELLGSKVKVWWPKDQMFYEGVISSFDSVKKKHMVLYNDGDKEVLNLGRERWELVGDDSFAAMGKSIEHSSPDASSDMRRNKTGYPISELSSKQRKMDGSLKRCKSTSGKPNDVKSGGKSGSKFKNGGKAELKSKSNSKSSGKSIADSVKDKNPSQKHRGKSHEDSAKTSGRSRDDVAKTSSHSKPDRLRNVNSKGNTPQSGRSSSDNGTGTAKASSSKLKETDHIKGKTTDSAKSQESIIGKSPDTAKSQESETKAAKKRRR from the exons ATGCCGACGCTTTCAGATATGGAGTTGGAAGAAAGGCTCACAGCAGCTGGGAACGCTCTTTTTCAGCCCCCCTCTTCTCTCGATGAGGTTCTGCGTCTCCTCGAT CGAATTGAGGAACTTCTTTCAAAAGTGGAGCAGTCACCTACCAAATCCATGCTAACTGCCCTTTCACCGCTAATGGATGCGTTGATTACAGAATATTTTCTAAAGCATTCTGATGTTGATGTAAAAGTAGGTGTGGCTTCTTGTGTCGGTGAGATCACCCGAATTACTGCCCCAGATGCTCCATATGATGATGACAAAATGAAG GATGTTTTTCACTTGATTGTATCATCTTTTGAGGATTTATCGGACACATCTAGCAGATCTCATCATAAGAGGGCCTCTATTCTTGAAACTGTGGCAAAAGTCAGGTCTTGTGTTATCATGTTGGATTTAGAATGTGATCAGATGATCGTTGAGATGTTTCAGCACTTTCTTAAAGCTATAAG AGTTCATCATTCAGAAATCATTTTTGCATCCATGGAGACCGTTATGACACTGGTCATAGAAGAAAGTGAAGATATCTCTTCAGACCTACTCAATCCCATTTTAGATACCTTGAAAAGGAACAATAAG GAGGTTCTTCCAATCGCAAAGAAATTAGCTGAGAAAGTTATTCAGAATTGTGCACAGAAGCTTAGACCTTATTTAACACTAGCATTAAAAACTTCAGATACTAATTTTGATGATTATAGCGGAGTTGTAGCTTCCACATGCGAGCCAAATGCTAGTACTGTTGGGAACAGTAATGAAAACATCTCCAAATACCAGAAG GTGGCTAAAGAGGGTTCAGCTGAGACCCCTGTGCTGGATAAAGATGCCCCTGTGACAAGATCACCCAAGTCAATTAGCAGTATCAATGAGATCATGACTGAAGAAACAATTCCTGATGCACATTATTCAAACATGGCAGATTCTAGCCAAAATGTCGAGGACAAATCAATGTCCAAAACTGTATCTAATGATTTGGGTGCTCGAAAACCAAAGATCTCGGGGCTTAAAGTGGAAACCGATGCTAAGAGAAAGGGAAGACGGTTTAAACCTGAGAATAATTTAGCAGTGTCTACAGATCTTCTTGATGATCAGAAACAAAATAAACAAGTGCCATGTCACCAAGACATTGCAGCTAAAGATGGTTCACCTGATGAGATTCTCCCTGTTGAAGCTGACTTATCTTTGGACAATGTTAATGATATTAGTATTCATCCTCCGCAATTAAAAGCACTTGAGAAAGAGGATGTAAATTTAGCATCTTCAACTCAAAGCCCTGGCATACCTGCCGATAGTCGATCTAAGAAGGCTGGTCGAGCAAACAGGAAGGAGAACTTGGGTACAAAAGAGACTAAGAAGGCACTTGAAGGAACAGATATTTTAAAAGCAAAACAGCGTCGCTCATTGAAAAAGAAATCTGACAAGACAATTGACAAGGATAAAGTTTTAACGGAAGAAGTTTTGTCCAAGAATGATCGTATGAGTACCAGTGATTCAGAGGCAAGATCAGTGGATCCAACTGAAAAGTTGAGGGATGCAAGTAACAAGGTGGAGGATGGATCCTCTTTGTCAAAGAAAGTAGGGAAAAAGGGTGCACAAAAGAAGCCTGATAGTTTGAAATTTTCTTCCAAAGAAGATCATGGACAA GACATGGTTGCCTCACCAAGGACTCCTTTAAAATCATCAAAAAATGAGGACAGTGTGGATGAAACTAAAAGGATGAGTAATAAGAGAAAACGATCTCCAGGCACACAGAAA ACATCTGAGACTAAAGAGTACGGGGAGGAATTGCTTGGCTCAAAAGTTAAGGTCTGGTGGCCAAAAGATCAGAT GTTTTATGAAGGTGttatttcttcttttgattCTGTCAAGAAGAAGCATATG GTGTTGTATAATGATGGCGACAAAGAAGTCCTAAATCTAGGAAGGGAGCGATGGGAATTGGTTGGCGATGATTCTTTTGCTGCCATG GGCAAATCTATTGAGCATTCAAGTCCTGATGCATCCTCAGACAT GCGCAGGAATAAGACAGGTTATCCCATTTCTGAATTGTCAAGCAAGCAGAGGAAGATGGATGGTTCACTTAAAAGGTG CAAGTCCACATCTGGTAAGCCGAATGATGTAAAGTCTGGTGGGAAATCTGGAAGCAAATTTAAGAATGGTGGCAAAGCAGAGTTGAagtccaaaagtaactcaaaatccAGTGGGAAATCTATAGCAGATTCTGTCAAGGATAAAAACCCTTCTCAGAAACACAGGGGTAAATCTCATGAAGATTCTGCTAAGACATCTGGTAGATCTAGAGATGATGTTGCCAAAACTTCGAGCCACTCGAAACCAGACCGCCTCCGAAATGTCAATTCTAAAGGTAATACTCCACAAAGTGGCAGATCCAGTAGTGACAACGGAACAGGGACAGCAAAAGCTAGTTCGTCAAAGTTGAAAGAAACTGATCACATTAAGGGAAAAACCACTGACTCGGCAAAATCACAAGAATCCATCATAGGGAAATCACCAGATACTGCGAAGTCTCAAGAAAGTGAAACCAAGGCTGCAAAAAAGCGAAGGAGATGA
- the LOC140833159 gene encoding sister chromatid cohesion protein PDS5 homolog C-like isoform X4 — MPTLSDMELEERLTAAGNALFQPPSSLDEVLRLLDRIEELLSKVEQSPTKSMLTALSPLMDALITEYFLKHSDVDVKVGVASCVGEITRITAPDAPYDDDKMKDVFHLIVSSFEDLSDTSSRSHHKRASILETVAKVRSCVIMLDLECDQMIVEMFQHFLKAIRVHHSEIIFASMETVMTLVIEESEDISSDLLNPILDTLKRNNKEVLPIAKKLAEKVIQNCAQKLRPYLTLALKTSDTNFDDYSGVVASTCEPNASTVGNSNENISKYQKVAKEGSAETPVLDKDAPVTRSPKSISSINEIMTEETIPDAHYSNMADSSQNVEDKSMSKTVSNDLGARKPKISGLKVETDAKRKGRRFKPENNLAVSTDLLDDQKQNKQVPCHQDIAAKDGSPDEILPVEADLSLDNVNDISIHPPQLKALEKEDVNLASSTQSPGIPADSRSKKAGRANRKENLGTKETKKALEGTDILKAKQRRSLKKKSDKTIDKDKVLTEEVLSKNDRMSTSDSEARSVDPTEKLRDASNKVEDGSSLSKKVGKKGAQKKPDSLKFSSKEDHGQDMVASPRTPLKSSKNEDSVDETKRMSNKRKRSPGTQKTSETKEYGEELLGSKVKVWWPKDQMFYEGVISSFDSVKKKHMVLYNDGDKEVLNLGRERWELVGDDSFAAMGKSIEHSSPDASSDMNKTGYPISELSSKQRKMDGSLKSKSTSGKPNDVKSGGKSGSKFKNGGKAELKSKSNSKSSGKSIADSVKDKNPSQKHRGKSHEDSAKTSGRSRDDVAKTSSHSKPDRLRNVNSKGNTPQSGRSSSDNGTGTAKASSSKLKETDHIKGKTTDSAKSQESIIGKSPDTAKSQESETKAAKKRRR, encoded by the exons ATGCCGACGCTTTCAGATATGGAGTTGGAAGAAAGGCTCACAGCAGCTGGGAACGCTCTTTTTCAGCCCCCCTCTTCTCTCGATGAGGTTCTGCGTCTCCTCGAT CGAATTGAGGAACTTCTTTCAAAAGTGGAGCAGTCACCTACCAAATCCATGCTAACTGCCCTTTCACCGCTAATGGATGCGTTGATTACAGAATATTTTCTAAAGCATTCTGATGTTGATGTAAAAGTAGGTGTGGCTTCTTGTGTCGGTGAGATCACCCGAATTACTGCCCCAGATGCTCCATATGATGATGACAAAATGAAG GATGTTTTTCACTTGATTGTATCATCTTTTGAGGATTTATCGGACACATCTAGCAGATCTCATCATAAGAGGGCCTCTATTCTTGAAACTGTGGCAAAAGTCAGGTCTTGTGTTATCATGTTGGATTTAGAATGTGATCAGATGATCGTTGAGATGTTTCAGCACTTTCTTAAAGCTATAAG AGTTCATCATTCAGAAATCATTTTTGCATCCATGGAGACCGTTATGACACTGGTCATAGAAGAAAGTGAAGATATCTCTTCAGACCTACTCAATCCCATTTTAGATACCTTGAAAAGGAACAATAAG GAGGTTCTTCCAATCGCAAAGAAATTAGCTGAGAAAGTTATTCAGAATTGTGCACAGAAGCTTAGACCTTATTTAACACTAGCATTAAAAACTTCAGATACTAATTTTGATGATTATAGCGGAGTTGTAGCTTCCACATGCGAGCCAAATGCTAGTACTGTTGGGAACAGTAATGAAAACATCTCCAAATACCAGAAG GTGGCTAAAGAGGGTTCAGCTGAGACCCCTGTGCTGGATAAAGATGCCCCTGTGACAAGATCACCCAAGTCAATTAGCAGTATCAATGAGATCATGACTGAAGAAACAATTCCTGATGCACATTATTCAAACATGGCAGATTCTAGCCAAAATGTCGAGGACAAATCAATGTCCAAAACTGTATCTAATGATTTGGGTGCTCGAAAACCAAAGATCTCGGGGCTTAAAGTGGAAACCGATGCTAAGAGAAAGGGAAGACGGTTTAAACCTGAGAATAATTTAGCAGTGTCTACAGATCTTCTTGATGATCAGAAACAAAATAAACAAGTGCCATGTCACCAAGACATTGCAGCTAAAGATGGTTCACCTGATGAGATTCTCCCTGTTGAAGCTGACTTATCTTTGGACAATGTTAATGATATTAGTATTCATCCTCCGCAATTAAAAGCACTTGAGAAAGAGGATGTAAATTTAGCATCTTCAACTCAAAGCCCTGGCATACCTGCCGATAGTCGATCTAAGAAGGCTGGTCGAGCAAACAGGAAGGAGAACTTGGGTACAAAAGAGACTAAGAAGGCACTTGAAGGAACAGATATTTTAAAAGCAAAACAGCGTCGCTCATTGAAAAAGAAATCTGACAAGACAATTGACAAGGATAAAGTTTTAACGGAAGAAGTTTTGTCCAAGAATGATCGTATGAGTACCAGTGATTCAGAGGCAAGATCAGTGGATCCAACTGAAAAGTTGAGGGATGCAAGTAACAAGGTGGAGGATGGATCCTCTTTGTCAAAGAAAGTAGGGAAAAAGGGTGCACAAAAGAAGCCTGATAGTTTGAAATTTTCTTCCAAAGAAGATCATGGACAA GACATGGTTGCCTCACCAAGGACTCCTTTAAAATCATCAAAAAATGAGGACAGTGTGGATGAAACTAAAAGGATGAGTAATAAGAGAAAACGATCTCCAGGCACACAGAAA ACATCTGAGACTAAAGAGTACGGGGAGGAATTGCTTGGCTCAAAAGTTAAGGTCTGGTGGCCAAAAGATCAGAT GTTTTATGAAGGTGttatttcttcttttgattCTGTCAAGAAGAAGCATATG GTGTTGTATAATGATGGCGACAAAGAAGTCCTAAATCTAGGAAGGGAGCGATGGGAATTGGTTGGCGATGATTCTTTTGCTGCCATG GGCAAATCTATTGAGCATTCAAGTCCTGATGCATCCTCAGACAT GAATAAGACAGGTTATCCCATTTCTGAATTGTCAAGCAAGCAGAGGAAGATGGATGGTTCACTTAAAAG CAAGTCCACATCTGGTAAGCCGAATGATGTAAAGTCTGGTGGGAAATCTGGAAGCAAATTTAAGAATGGTGGCAAAGCAGAGTTGAagtccaaaagtaactcaaaatccAGTGGGAAATCTATAGCAGATTCTGTCAAGGATAAAAACCCTTCTCAGAAACACAGGGGTAAATCTCATGAAGATTCTGCTAAGACATCTGGTAGATCTAGAGATGATGTTGCCAAAACTTCGAGCCACTCGAAACCAGACCGCCTCCGAAATGTCAATTCTAAAGGTAATACTCCACAAAGTGGCAGATCCAGTAGTGACAACGGAACAGGGACAGCAAAAGCTAGTTCGTCAAAGTTGAAAGAAACTGATCACATTAAGGGAAAAACCACTGACTCGGCAAAATCACAAGAATCCATCATAGGGAAATCACCAGATACTGCGAAGTCTCAAGAAAGTGAAACCAAGGCTGCAAAAAAGCGAAGGAGATGA
- the LOC140833159 gene encoding sister chromatid cohesion protein PDS5 homolog C-like isoform X2: MPTLSDMELEERLTAAGNALFQPPSSLDEVLRLLDRIEELLSKVEQSPTKSMLTALSPLMDALITEYFLKHSDVDVKVGVASCVGEITRITAPDAPYDDDKMKDVFHLIVSSFEDLSDTSSRSHHKRASILETVAKVRSCVIMLDLECDQMIVEMFQHFLKAIRVHHSEIIFASMETVMTLVIEESEDISSDLLNPILDTLKRNNKEVLPIAKKLAEKVIQNCAQKLRPYLTLALKTSDTNFDDYSGVVASTCEPNASTVGNSNENISKYQKVAKEGSAETPVLDKDAPVTRSPKSISSINEIMTEETIPDAHYSNMADSSQNVEDKSMSKTVSNDLGARKPKISGLKVETDAKRKGRRFKPENNLAVSTDLLDDQKQNKQVPCHQDIAAKDGSPDEILPVEADLSLDNVNDISIHPPQLKALEKEDVNLASSTQSPGIPADSRSKKAGRANRKENLGTKETKKALEGTDILKAKQRRSLKKKSDKTIDKDKVLTEEVLSKNDRMSTSDSEARSVDPTEKLRDASNKVEDGSSLSKKVGKKGAQKKPDSLKFSSKEDHGQDMVASPRTPLKSSKNEDSVDETKRMSNKRKRSPGTQKTSETKEYGEELLGSKVKVWWPKDQMFYEGVISSFDSVKKKHMVLYNDGDKEVLNLGRERWELVGDDSFAAMGKSIEHSSPDASSDMRRNKTGYPISELSSKQRKMDGSLKSKSTSGKPNDVKSGGKSGSKFKNGGKAELKSKSNSKSSGKSIADSVKDKNPSQKHRGKSHEDSAKTSGRSRDDVAKTSSHSKPDRLRNVNSKGNTPQSGRSSSDNGTGTAKASSSKLKETDHIKGKTTDSAKSQESIIGKSPDTAKSQESETKAAKKRRR, from the exons ATGCCGACGCTTTCAGATATGGAGTTGGAAGAAAGGCTCACAGCAGCTGGGAACGCTCTTTTTCAGCCCCCCTCTTCTCTCGATGAGGTTCTGCGTCTCCTCGAT CGAATTGAGGAACTTCTTTCAAAAGTGGAGCAGTCACCTACCAAATCCATGCTAACTGCCCTTTCACCGCTAATGGATGCGTTGATTACAGAATATTTTCTAAAGCATTCTGATGTTGATGTAAAAGTAGGTGTGGCTTCTTGTGTCGGTGAGATCACCCGAATTACTGCCCCAGATGCTCCATATGATGATGACAAAATGAAG GATGTTTTTCACTTGATTGTATCATCTTTTGAGGATTTATCGGACACATCTAGCAGATCTCATCATAAGAGGGCCTCTATTCTTGAAACTGTGGCAAAAGTCAGGTCTTGTGTTATCATGTTGGATTTAGAATGTGATCAGATGATCGTTGAGATGTTTCAGCACTTTCTTAAAGCTATAAG AGTTCATCATTCAGAAATCATTTTTGCATCCATGGAGACCGTTATGACACTGGTCATAGAAGAAAGTGAAGATATCTCTTCAGACCTACTCAATCCCATTTTAGATACCTTGAAAAGGAACAATAAG GAGGTTCTTCCAATCGCAAAGAAATTAGCTGAGAAAGTTATTCAGAATTGTGCACAGAAGCTTAGACCTTATTTAACACTAGCATTAAAAACTTCAGATACTAATTTTGATGATTATAGCGGAGTTGTAGCTTCCACATGCGAGCCAAATGCTAGTACTGTTGGGAACAGTAATGAAAACATCTCCAAATACCAGAAG GTGGCTAAAGAGGGTTCAGCTGAGACCCCTGTGCTGGATAAAGATGCCCCTGTGACAAGATCACCCAAGTCAATTAGCAGTATCAATGAGATCATGACTGAAGAAACAATTCCTGATGCACATTATTCAAACATGGCAGATTCTAGCCAAAATGTCGAGGACAAATCAATGTCCAAAACTGTATCTAATGATTTGGGTGCTCGAAAACCAAAGATCTCGGGGCTTAAAGTGGAAACCGATGCTAAGAGAAAGGGAAGACGGTTTAAACCTGAGAATAATTTAGCAGTGTCTACAGATCTTCTTGATGATCAGAAACAAAATAAACAAGTGCCATGTCACCAAGACATTGCAGCTAAAGATGGTTCACCTGATGAGATTCTCCCTGTTGAAGCTGACTTATCTTTGGACAATGTTAATGATATTAGTATTCATCCTCCGCAATTAAAAGCACTTGAGAAAGAGGATGTAAATTTAGCATCTTCAACTCAAAGCCCTGGCATACCTGCCGATAGTCGATCTAAGAAGGCTGGTCGAGCAAACAGGAAGGAGAACTTGGGTACAAAAGAGACTAAGAAGGCACTTGAAGGAACAGATATTTTAAAAGCAAAACAGCGTCGCTCATTGAAAAAGAAATCTGACAAGACAATTGACAAGGATAAAGTTTTAACGGAAGAAGTTTTGTCCAAGAATGATCGTATGAGTACCAGTGATTCAGAGGCAAGATCAGTGGATCCAACTGAAAAGTTGAGGGATGCAAGTAACAAGGTGGAGGATGGATCCTCTTTGTCAAAGAAAGTAGGGAAAAAGGGTGCACAAAAGAAGCCTGATAGTTTGAAATTTTCTTCCAAAGAAGATCATGGACAA GACATGGTTGCCTCACCAAGGACTCCTTTAAAATCATCAAAAAATGAGGACAGTGTGGATGAAACTAAAAGGATGAGTAATAAGAGAAAACGATCTCCAGGCACACAGAAA ACATCTGAGACTAAAGAGTACGGGGAGGAATTGCTTGGCTCAAAAGTTAAGGTCTGGTGGCCAAAAGATCAGAT GTTTTATGAAGGTGttatttcttcttttgattCTGTCAAGAAGAAGCATATG GTGTTGTATAATGATGGCGACAAAGAAGTCCTAAATCTAGGAAGGGAGCGATGGGAATTGGTTGGCGATGATTCTTTTGCTGCCATG GGCAAATCTATTGAGCATTCAAGTCCTGATGCATCCTCAGACAT GCGCAGGAATAAGACAGGTTATCCCATTTCTGAATTGTCAAGCAAGCAGAGGAAGATGGATGGTTCACTTAAAAG CAAGTCCACATCTGGTAAGCCGAATGATGTAAAGTCTGGTGGGAAATCTGGAAGCAAATTTAAGAATGGTGGCAAAGCAGAGTTGAagtccaaaagtaactcaaaatccAGTGGGAAATCTATAGCAGATTCTGTCAAGGATAAAAACCCTTCTCAGAAACACAGGGGTAAATCTCATGAAGATTCTGCTAAGACATCTGGTAGATCTAGAGATGATGTTGCCAAAACTTCGAGCCACTCGAAACCAGACCGCCTCCGAAATGTCAATTCTAAAGGTAATACTCCACAAAGTGGCAGATCCAGTAGTGACAACGGAACAGGGACAGCAAAAGCTAGTTCGTCAAAGTTGAAAGAAACTGATCACATTAAGGGAAAAACCACTGACTCGGCAAAATCACAAGAATCCATCATAGGGAAATCACCAGATACTGCGAAGTCTCAAGAAAGTGAAACCAAGGCTGCAAAAAAGCGAAGGAGATGA
- the LOC140833159 gene encoding sister chromatid cohesion protein PDS5 homolog C-like isoform X3 gives MPTLSDMELEERLTAAGNALFQPPSSLDEVLRLLDRIEELLSKVEQSPTKSMLTALSPLMDALITEYFLKHSDVDVKVGVASCVGEITRITAPDAPYDDDKMKDVFHLIVSSFEDLSDTSSRSHHKRASILETVAKVRSCVIMLDLECDQMIVEMFQHFLKAIRVHHSEIIFASMETVMTLVIEESEDISSDLLNPILDTLKRNNKEVLPIAKKLAEKVIQNCAQKLRPYLTLALKTSDTNFDDYSGVVASTCEPNASTVGNSNENISKYQKVAKEGSAETPVLDKDAPVTRSPKSISSINEIMTEETIPDAHYSNMADSSQNVEDKSMSKTVSNDLGARKPKISGLKVETDAKRKGRRFKPENNLAVSTDLLDDQKQNKQVPCHQDIAAKDGSPDEILPVEADLSLDNVNDISIHPPQLKALEKEDVNLASSTQSPGIPADSRSKKAGRANRKENLGTKETKKALEGTDILKAKQRRSLKKKSDKTIDKDKVLTEEVLSKNDRMSTSDSEARSVDPTEKLRDASNKVEDGSSLSKKVGKKGAQKKPDSLKFSSKEDHGQDMVASPRTPLKSSKNEDSVDETKRMSNKRKRSPGTQKTSETKEYGEELLGSKVKVWWPKDQMFYEGVISSFDSVKKKHMVLYNDGDKEVLNLGRERWELVGDDSFAAMGKSIEHSSPDASSDMNKTGYPISELSSKQRKMDGSLKRCKSTSGKPNDVKSGGKSGSKFKNGGKAELKSKSNSKSSGKSIADSVKDKNPSQKHRGKSHEDSAKTSGRSRDDVAKTSSHSKPDRLRNVNSKGNTPQSGRSSSDNGTGTAKASSSKLKETDHIKGKTTDSAKSQESIIGKSPDTAKSQESETKAAKKRRR, from the exons ATGCCGACGCTTTCAGATATGGAGTTGGAAGAAAGGCTCACAGCAGCTGGGAACGCTCTTTTTCAGCCCCCCTCTTCTCTCGATGAGGTTCTGCGTCTCCTCGAT CGAATTGAGGAACTTCTTTCAAAAGTGGAGCAGTCACCTACCAAATCCATGCTAACTGCCCTTTCACCGCTAATGGATGCGTTGATTACAGAATATTTTCTAAAGCATTCTGATGTTGATGTAAAAGTAGGTGTGGCTTCTTGTGTCGGTGAGATCACCCGAATTACTGCCCCAGATGCTCCATATGATGATGACAAAATGAAG GATGTTTTTCACTTGATTGTATCATCTTTTGAGGATTTATCGGACACATCTAGCAGATCTCATCATAAGAGGGCCTCTATTCTTGAAACTGTGGCAAAAGTCAGGTCTTGTGTTATCATGTTGGATTTAGAATGTGATCAGATGATCGTTGAGATGTTTCAGCACTTTCTTAAAGCTATAAG AGTTCATCATTCAGAAATCATTTTTGCATCCATGGAGACCGTTATGACACTGGTCATAGAAGAAAGTGAAGATATCTCTTCAGACCTACTCAATCCCATTTTAGATACCTTGAAAAGGAACAATAAG GAGGTTCTTCCAATCGCAAAGAAATTAGCTGAGAAAGTTATTCAGAATTGTGCACAGAAGCTTAGACCTTATTTAACACTAGCATTAAAAACTTCAGATACTAATTTTGATGATTATAGCGGAGTTGTAGCTTCCACATGCGAGCCAAATGCTAGTACTGTTGGGAACAGTAATGAAAACATCTCCAAATACCAGAAG GTGGCTAAAGAGGGTTCAGCTGAGACCCCTGTGCTGGATAAAGATGCCCCTGTGACAAGATCACCCAAGTCAATTAGCAGTATCAATGAGATCATGACTGAAGAAACAATTCCTGATGCACATTATTCAAACATGGCAGATTCTAGCCAAAATGTCGAGGACAAATCAATGTCCAAAACTGTATCTAATGATTTGGGTGCTCGAAAACCAAAGATCTCGGGGCTTAAAGTGGAAACCGATGCTAAGAGAAAGGGAAGACGGTTTAAACCTGAGAATAATTTAGCAGTGTCTACAGATCTTCTTGATGATCAGAAACAAAATAAACAAGTGCCATGTCACCAAGACATTGCAGCTAAAGATGGTTCACCTGATGAGATTCTCCCTGTTGAAGCTGACTTATCTTTGGACAATGTTAATGATATTAGTATTCATCCTCCGCAATTAAAAGCACTTGAGAAAGAGGATGTAAATTTAGCATCTTCAACTCAAAGCCCTGGCATACCTGCCGATAGTCGATCTAAGAAGGCTGGTCGAGCAAACAGGAAGGAGAACTTGGGTACAAAAGAGACTAAGAAGGCACTTGAAGGAACAGATATTTTAAAAGCAAAACAGCGTCGCTCATTGAAAAAGAAATCTGACAAGACAATTGACAAGGATAAAGTTTTAACGGAAGAAGTTTTGTCCAAGAATGATCGTATGAGTACCAGTGATTCAGAGGCAAGATCAGTGGATCCAACTGAAAAGTTGAGGGATGCAAGTAACAAGGTGGAGGATGGATCCTCTTTGTCAAAGAAAGTAGGGAAAAAGGGTGCACAAAAGAAGCCTGATAGTTTGAAATTTTCTTCCAAAGAAGATCATGGACAA GACATGGTTGCCTCACCAAGGACTCCTTTAAAATCATCAAAAAATGAGGACAGTGTGGATGAAACTAAAAGGATGAGTAATAAGAGAAAACGATCTCCAGGCACACAGAAA ACATCTGAGACTAAAGAGTACGGGGAGGAATTGCTTGGCTCAAAAGTTAAGGTCTGGTGGCCAAAAGATCAGAT GTTTTATGAAGGTGttatttcttcttttgattCTGTCAAGAAGAAGCATATG GTGTTGTATAATGATGGCGACAAAGAAGTCCTAAATCTAGGAAGGGAGCGATGGGAATTGGTTGGCGATGATTCTTTTGCTGCCATG GGCAAATCTATTGAGCATTCAAGTCCTGATGCATCCTCAGACAT GAATAAGACAGGTTATCCCATTTCTGAATTGTCAAGCAAGCAGAGGAAGATGGATGGTTCACTTAAAAGGTG CAAGTCCACATCTGGTAAGCCGAATGATGTAAAGTCTGGTGGGAAATCTGGAAGCAAATTTAAGAATGGTGGCAAAGCAGAGTTGAagtccaaaagtaactcaaaatccAGTGGGAAATCTATAGCAGATTCTGTCAAGGATAAAAACCCTTCTCAGAAACACAGGGGTAAATCTCATGAAGATTCTGCTAAGACATCTGGTAGATCTAGAGATGATGTTGCCAAAACTTCGAGCCACTCGAAACCAGACCGCCTCCGAAATGTCAATTCTAAAGGTAATACTCCACAAAGTGGCAGATCCAGTAGTGACAACGGAACAGGGACAGCAAAAGCTAGTTCGTCAAAGTTGAAAGAAACTGATCACATTAAGGGAAAAACCACTGACTCGGCAAAATCACAAGAATCCATCATAGGGAAATCACCAGATACTGCGAAGTCTCAAGAAAGTGAAACCAAGGCTGCAAAAAAGCGAAGGAGATGA